The DNA segment ACTGCACGCGGGACGCCTGGTTCTCGCTGAAGGAGGTGGACATCGGGCTGGCGGCGGACGTTGGCGCACTGCAGCGGTTCCCGCGTGTCGTCGGAAATCAGAGCTGGGTGCGGGAGCTTGCCTTTACCGCGCGGAAGTTCGCTAGCGATGAAGCGCACAGCCACGGGCTCGTATCGCGGCTGTTCGACAATCGGGAAGAGTTGCTGCAGGGTGCGATCAAGCTGGCGGAGGAGATCGCGAGCAAGAGCCCGATCGCGGTGCAGGGAACGAAGAAAAACATCGTCTACTCGGCGGACCACACGGTGCAGGAAGGGCTCGATCATATCCGCGCTATTAACATGCTGAACTTGCAGAGTGAAGATTTCCTGAACGCGATCATGGCTTCGCAGAGCAAGGAAACGCCGGTATTTGCTAAGCTGTAACGGAAAGGAGGGCGGAGGGAACGCTTCGGAAAGGCAAGGCCGGAGTGCAAATAAAGTGGTGGTACCGACGAGGGGCCTCGATTTTTCTACGCTATAGTGGTTTActgtttttaaaacaatgtcTTTTACTTCATCAACACAGGAACTGttcggtttcattttttccctATTGCTGCTTCCTTTGGTGATCGGTCGTACGCACGCTGGAGCAACCTTCAACTGGAACGGTAACAAACTTGTGTAACaagatattttctttttcgattAAGCTAACGCGATGCATGATGGCGAAAATAGAAGCTAGAAGTAACCCTGGGCACGGGCCCAGGTCCTTGTCGGAACCGAACGATTGGTCGGCTTAACACTGATCACAACTCCAACGGGACTGTCACGTGTATTCGATACGTTAGGCGTTTGTTCGCGCGGGCTCACGAGTATCGCATCTTCGATGCGCAATGATGCCGTCGGCCGGACCCGGACCGGCCGCCAGCGGAAGCGGGGCGAGATTAGAAAAAGTTGCGAAACAGTCCCACGACGGCACGCACCCACCGGGGCACCGGCCGGTTGATGAGCTCCGTTTCGGCGGTGGTCGCGTGCTGGAGCAAATTTTGATACTCGGTTTCGAGCTTGTGCTGCAGAGTGGCGTTATTCGTGACCACGCAGATCTGTGCCTCGAGGTCGCGGTTCACCGAGCGCTCGCCAAAGTTGGACGAACCGATGAGGGTGACGTTCGGGAGGGACGAGTCGGGTAGATAGTACCACAGGCCCTTGGCGTGGTACGTCCACCCGGGTCGTTCGTACTCGAGCAGCTCCACCCGGTGGCTTTGGCCGGACGATTTCAGCATCTCGAGAAACTTGCGCGCCAGCAGGGAGTATGCTGCGGGGATACCGCCCGCCGGTCCTTTCGCTCCGAGGAACCCGTTGGCCTGTGGGAAAAAAGCGAACAAAGTCATTGCGTTAGTTGGCATATTGATTTGAACTCGCGACGCACTAAAAGCTGCTTACGTTCGGGTGCGCCATCAGTATGTTACACTGTGCCTGACACTCGTGCGTCAGCGTGTTCATGTACGTTTCCGTTAGGTTAAAGTATCCCGTCGCCAACCGCAGCTGCGAGCCGGCCAAACAACCCGACAGCAGCTGCTTCGTCGCCAGGCTGTCGTGATGTATGCCGAGCTGTCCCATCTCGATCAGCGGGAATATCCACGTGTCCGCGTGCTGTGCCTCGTCCCGCTCGCAAACCGCCCGCTGCTCGTCCATCACGCTGCGATAGTACGCCCGGATGCGATCCCGCGCTTCCGTGGCAAACTCTAGCTGGGCACACTTGTACGGCAGCATGGTCCACGTGTCGTGCAGTCGGGTCGCTCCATCGCGCCCCACCGTCAGGCTAAACTCCTGCACCTTCCCCAGGAAGTTGGCATAGAAGTCGGCCAGCCGGCGATCCTCGATCATGACGTACCGGTCTTGCCGGTTGGTGAAATAATCGTTGGACAGATTCGCACCGGAAATGATGACCGTATCGT comes from the Anopheles coluzzii chromosome 2, AcolN3, whole genome shotgun sequence genome and includes:
- the LOC120947863 gene encoding CDP-diacylglycerol--glycerol-3-phosphate 3-phosphatidyltransferase, mitochondrial isoform X1, producing the protein MSVIDFLFSWQIVLKPLLKMIRRLFSTLIADYPPAGEFLPSAPSNRQPSTGSGSGGADVVPPAFRTSSLQSLSWLHAISPCFPVSGDRIEVIREPGTFYNTLLDKCSVAQRRIMLASLYLGTGSLETQLVAAIHENLRNNVQLKVDVLLDFTRGTRGERNSKTTLMPLVKETDNFRLSLYHTPVLRGLTKRLAPPRWNELLGIQHMKLYLVDDTVIISGANLSNDYFTNRQDRYVMIEDRRLADFYANFLGKVQEFSLTVGRDGATRLHDTWTMLPYKCAQLEFATEARDRIRAYYRSVMDEQRAVCERDEAQHADTWIFPLIEMGQLGIHHDSLATKQLLSGCLAGSQLRLATGYFNLTETYMNTLTHECQAQCNILMAHPNANGFLGAKGPAGGIPAAYSLLARKFLEMLKSSGQSHRVELLEYERPGWTYHAKGLWYYLPDSSLPNVTLIGSSNFGERSVNRDLEAQICVVTNNATLQHKLETEYQNLLQHATTAETELINRPVPRWVRAVVGLFRNFF
- the LOC120947863 gene encoding CDP-diacylglycerol--glycerol-3-phosphate 3-phosphatidyltransferase, mitochondrial isoform X2, which encodes MIRRLFSTLIADYPPAGEFLPSAPSNRQPSTGSGSGGADVVPPAFRTSSLQSLSWLHAISPCFPVSGDRIEVIREPGTFYNTLLDKCSVAQRRIMLASLYLGTGSLETQLVAAIHENLRNNVQLKVDVLLDFTRGTRGERNSKTTLMPLVKETDNFRLSLYHTPVLRGLTKRLAPPRWNELLGIQHMKLYLVDDTVIISGANLSNDYFTNRQDRYVMIEDRRLADFYANFLGKVQEFSLTVGRDGATRLHDTWTMLPYKCAQLEFATEARDRIRAYYRSVMDEQRAVCERDEAQHADTWIFPLIEMGQLGIHHDSLATKQLLSGCLAGSQLRLATGYFNLTETYMNTLTHECQAQCNILMAHPNANGFLGAKGPAGGIPAAYSLLARKFLEMLKSSGQSHRVELLEYERPGWTYHAKGLWYYLPDSSLPNVTLIGSSNFGERSVNRDLEAQICVVTNNATLQHKLETEYQNLLQHATTAETELINRPVPRWVRAVVGLFRNFF